A section of the Diabrotica virgifera virgifera chromosome 8, PGI_DIABVI_V3a genome encodes:
- the LOC126890206 gene encoding uncharacterized protein LOC126890206, giving the protein MIESDKGKAGNIHPMDIGKVFHTMGTTGIKEISRKGMNRIGVIFTSKQANMALNSTEILENGFLAYIPQKMLTSRGIIRDVSINSSMENIVNDSKLQKNGKIISARRLNRGVLDSNGTVTYIPTGTVQLLFDVRTPPKEIIIYSNLVTVDPYIPPVQQCFKCLRFGHSQRQCRGKARCPKCSDKHTFQNCTVSVPKCLYCDLEHLATNKICKEFERQKR; this is encoded by the coding sequence ATGATAGAGAGTGACAAGGGAAAAGCAGGTAATATCCATCCTATGGATATTGGGAAAGTATTTCATACAATGGGTACGACTGGAATTAAAGAAATTAGTAGAAAAGGCATGAATAGAATTGGAGTAATTTTTACCTCCAAACAGGCAAATATGGCACTAAATAGCACAGAAATTCTTGAGAATGGATTTCTTGCTTATATACCTCAAAAAATGCTAACATCAAGGGGTATTATTAGAGATGTAAGTATAAATAGTTCAATGGAAAACATAGTTAACGacagtaaattacaaaaaaacggGAAAATTATATCGGCCAGAAGACTTAACAGAGGAGTTTTAGATAGCAATGGGACCGTTACATACATTCCAACAGGAACTGTACAACTACTCTTTGACGTAAGAACTCCCCCTAAAGAAATAATTATCTATTCAAACTTGGTAACAGTAGATCCATACATCCCTCCTGTACAGCAATGTTTCAAATGCCTAAGATTTGGGCACTCACAAAGACAGTGCCGGGGAAAAGCAAGATGCCCGAAATGTTCAGATAAACATACATTTCAAAACTGCACAGTTTCTGTACCAAAATGCCTATACTGCGATCTCGAACACCTTGCCACAAATAAAATTTGCAAAGAATTCGAGAgacaaaaaagataa